From Desulfovibrio intestinalis, one genomic window encodes:
- a CDS encoding MoaD/ThiS family protein yields MHLTVKLSTTLRDHVPGYIPEKGLQVTIPEGCTVGGLARHLNLPQQDIKIVMVNGRQHKADDLLRDGDRIAFFPAVGGG; encoded by the coding sequence ATGCACCTGACCGTAAAACTGAGTACTACACTACGTGATCATGTACCCGGCTATATCCCGGAAAAGGGCTTGCAGGTGACCATACCTGAAGGCTGTACCGTGGGAGGGCTGGCCCGGCATCTGAACCTGCCGCAGCAAGACATCAAGATTGTTATGGTCAACGGACGCCAGCACAAGGCGGACGATCTCCTGCGCGACGGCGATCGCATAGCCTTCTTCCCGGCTGTCGGTGGAGGCTAG
- a CDS encoding HesA/MoeB/ThiF family protein, which yields MTTPQLYAFFKPHLCAVYPAHPASADSGRHCDGAEILFVRLAGIRTWADTQGMTLREAMICLLGHHIWPERFRRNYGLFSSGDMACLLQSRVLVLGCGGLGGYVAELLARSGVGSIRLVDNDVFDESNLNRQCFSSERALGLPKARVVCNALEDIASHVAAEALEVEAGEHNLPELVTGMDIALDCLDSIPLKTALERAALARNVPFIHGAVLREEGFSYANSGPRPRLEELYPQGQSSQELAQARREAIGALAPASVACLMVKLTLRALLTQSKDSSLLHLDLSVPELEDFSWTGLE from the coding sequence ATGACTACACCCCAGTTATACGCTTTTTTCAAGCCCCATCTGTGCGCTGTATATCCGGCGCATCCGGCCTCAGCCGATTCCGGCAGGCACTGTGACGGTGCGGAAATACTGTTCGTAAGGCTTGCGGGCATTCGCACCTGGGCAGATACGCAAGGGATGACCTTGCGCGAGGCCATGATTTGCCTTTTGGGGCACCATATCTGGCCTGAGCGCTTTCGCCGCAATTACGGATTGTTTTCATCGGGCGACATGGCCTGCCTGTTGCAAAGCAGGGTACTTGTGCTGGGCTGCGGCGGTTTGGGTGGATATGTGGCGGAACTGCTGGCCCGGTCGGGTGTGGGCTCTATCCGGCTTGTGGATAACGATGTGTTTGATGAAAGCAACCTCAACCGTCAGTGTTTCAGTTCAGAACGCGCTCTGGGGCTGCCGAAGGCGCGGGTCGTGTGCAATGCTCTTGAAGATATTGCTTCGCATGTGGCAGCAGAAGCTCTGGAAGTTGAGGCTGGCGAGCACAACCTTCCTGAGCTTGTGACAGGTATGGATATTGCGCTGGACTGTCTGGACAGTATCCCTTTGAAGACCGCTCTGGAGCGGGCCGCCTTGGCAAGGAACGTACCTTTCATTCATGGGGCCGTTCTTCGGGAAGAGGGCTTCAGCTATGCCAACTCCGGCCCAAGGCCCCGGCTGGAGGAACTGTACCCTCAGGGGCAAAGCTCTCAGGAGCTTGCGCAGGCGAGACGTGAAGCCATTGGCGCTCTGGCCCCGGCTTCGGTGGCCTGCCTGATGGTCAAACTGACCCTTCGCGCTCTACTGACACAAAGCAAGGACTCGTCCTTGCTGCATCTTGATTTATCCGTACCGGAGCTGGAAGACTTTTCCTGGACTGGCCTGGAGTAA